The following proteins are encoded in a genomic region of Arthrobacter jiangjiafuii:
- a CDS encoding DUF4193 domain-containing protein, which translates to MATDYDAPRKTEEDVNEESLEALKTRRTAATQSAVVDEDEAEAADSFELPGADLSGEELLVRVMPAQADEFTCASCFLVRHRTQIAAERDGLYYCTDCEG; encoded by the coding sequence ATGGCGACAGATTATGATGCGCCGCGCAAGACCGAAGAAGACGTCAACGAAGAATCCCTTGAAGCACTGAAGACCCGCCGCACCGCCGCCACGCAATCGGCGGTGGTGGACGAAGACGAGGCCGAGGCCGCGGACAGCTTTGAGCTGCCCGGGGCGGACCTCTCGGGAGAGGAGCTGCTGGTCCGGGTGATGCCCGCCCAAGCGGACGAGTTCACCTGCGCCTCCTGTTTCCTGGTGCGGCACCGAACCCAGATCGCAGCTGAGCGCGACGGACTGTACTACTGCACCGACTGTGAGGGCTGA
- a CDS encoding potassium channel family protein produces MKVVIAGAGSVGSSIARELLSHHHDVLLIDEKPEVVGRSGLIGARWLIGDACELTTLKDAMLDEADVMVSATGDDKVNLVVSLLAKSEFGVARTVGRVNNPKNDWMFDDSWGVDVAVNTPRLMTALVEEAVEVGDLVRLLTLQTGVASMVEFTVPADSPLSGKTLGSIDWPADTTVTAILRDDAPITPSNDDVIEPGDELFFICTISAEDDLRAVLLPGLPAKD; encoded by the coding sequence GTGAAAGTTGTAATTGCCGGCGCCGGGAGCGTTGGATCCTCAATTGCCAGGGAGCTGCTCTCCCATCACCACGATGTGCTGCTCATCGATGAGAAGCCCGAGGTGGTGGGGCGCAGCGGGCTGATCGGTGCCCGCTGGCTGATCGGCGACGCGTGCGAGCTGACCACGCTCAAGGACGCCATGCTGGACGAAGCCGATGTGATGGTGTCCGCGACCGGCGACGACAAGGTCAATCTGGTGGTCTCGCTGCTGGCCAAAAGCGAGTTCGGCGTGGCCCGGACCGTGGGACGGGTGAACAACCCGAAGAACGACTGGATGTTCGACGACTCCTGGGGTGTCGACGTCGCAGTCAACACGCCGCGCCTGATGACGGCGCTGGTGGAGGAAGCGGTGGAGGTGGGCGACCTGGTGCGGCTGCTGACGCTGCAGACCGGTGTGGCCTCGATGGTGGAGTTCACCGTTCCCGCCGATTCCCCGCTGAGCGGCAAGACCCTGGGTTCGATCGACTGGCCCGCGGACACGACGGTTACGGCCATCCTGCGCGACGACGCCCCGATCACGCCCAGCAACGACGACGTGATCGAGCCGGGCGACGAGCTGTTCTTCATCTGCACGATCAGCGCCGAGGACGACCTGCGTGCGGTGCTGCTTCCCGGGCTGCCGGCGAAGGATTAG
- the dut gene encoding dUTP diphosphatase translates to MTVQLKMLDDGLEPPSYAHPGDAGADLRTRIDLVLEPGERMLVPTGVAIALPFGYAAFIHPRSGLATKHGLTVVNAPGTVDAGYRGEISVTLLNTDRSQPIRLSRGDRIAQMVIQKVETASFDVVEELSESVRGTGGFGSTGGFTALPA, encoded by the coding sequence ATGACCGTCCAGCTGAAGATGCTCGACGACGGGCTGGAACCGCCGTCGTACGCGCATCCCGGGGACGCCGGTGCCGACCTGCGAACGCGGATCGACCTTGTGCTGGAGCCGGGGGAGCGGATGCTGGTTCCCACCGGCGTGGCCATTGCCCTTCCGTTCGGGTACGCGGCGTTTATCCATCCCCGTTCCGGTCTGGCGACCAAGCACGGGCTGACCGTGGTCAACGCGCCCGGCACTGTCGACGCCGGCTACCGCGGCGAAATCAGCGTCACGCTCCTGAACACCGACCGGTCCCAGCCCATTCGGCTGAGCCGCGGCGACCGGATTGCCCAGATGGTGATCCAGAAGGTCGAAACCGCTTCCTTTGATGTTGTGGAGGAGCTCTCCGAGTCCGTCCGCGGAACCGGCGGCTTCGGGTCCACCGGCGGATTTACTGCACTGCCTGCCTAG
- a CDS encoding DUF3093 domain-containing protein, whose amino-acid sequence MSSPSAQTPANTVLYSERLSPSFWIWVLTVGAACSCILIFLPISLEAGLIAAGVALVILIAVLLVNTPVIRVTADTLQVGRAEIERRYIGTVEGFRGDDAVFQRGRGLNGTAFMCFRGWISPVVRIEITDPADRTPYWLTSTRHPEELVRALSS is encoded by the coding sequence ATGTCATCCCCTTCTGCCCAGACTCCTGCGAACACTGTCCTGTACTCCGAACGACTGAGTCCGTCGTTCTGGATCTGGGTCCTGACTGTCGGCGCCGCCTGCTCCTGCATTCTCATTTTCCTGCCGATCAGTCTGGAGGCAGGACTCATCGCGGCCGGTGTCGCCCTGGTCATCCTGATCGCCGTCCTGCTGGTCAACACTCCGGTCATCCGGGTAACTGCCGACACCCTCCAGGTGGGACGCGCCGAAATCGAACGGCGCTACATCGGCACGGTTGAGGGCTTCCGTGGCGACGACGCCGTATTCCAGCGCGGCCGCGGCCTGAACGGCACCGCCTTCATGTGCTTCCGCGGCTGGATCTCTCCGGTCGTCAGGATCGAAATCACTGATCCCGCGGACCGGACGCCGTACTGGCTGACGTCCACCCGCCATCCCGAAGAACTGGTCCGCGCGCTCAGCAGCTAG
- a CDS encoding DUF3159 domain-containing protein: protein MTDPQGNVPHGAVPQGADRPEAPRAVNATAGEPETGAAGSAGQPSLGDVAGAYAAKAGVERGDDGQIDVLKSVGGVRGLAEAIVPGLLFTLIFTITSGLYVSLGAAVASAAVFSAANLVQKRPLMQSLTGVIGVVICAVVALRSGSGTEFFLPGFFLNAAYILAFIVSILVRWPVAGLLFGFIRGENLEWRSDRKRIRVYALATWIIIAVFALRLGVQLPLYLADNVAALGTMRLAMGVPLYALGLWLAWMVSRPLAVPDVPAESRG from the coding sequence ATGACTGATCCCCAGGGCAACGTGCCCCACGGCGCCGTGCCCCAGGGTGCCGACCGACCGGAAGCTCCGCGGGCAGTAAATGCCACGGCGGGGGAGCCGGAGACCGGTGCTGCCGGTTCTGCCGGCCAGCCCAGCCTGGGCGACGTCGCCGGCGCTTATGCGGCCAAGGCCGGAGTGGAGCGCGGGGATGACGGCCAGATCGATGTGCTGAAATCCGTGGGCGGGGTCCGGGGGCTCGCCGAGGCGATCGTGCCGGGCCTGCTGTTTACCCTGATCTTCACGATCACATCGGGGCTGTATGTTTCGCTCGGTGCCGCCGTGGCCTCTGCTGCCGTCTTCTCGGCGGCGAACCTGGTCCAGAAGCGCCCGCTGATGCAGTCCCTCACGGGTGTCATCGGCGTCGTCATCTGTGCCGTGGTTGCCCTGCGCAGCGGCAGCGGCACCGAGTTCTTCCTGCCCGGTTTCTTCCTCAACGCCGCCTACATCCTGGCGTTCATTGTGTCGATCCTGGTTCGCTGGCCCGTGGCCGGTCTGCTGTTCGGCTTCATCCGCGGCGAGAACCTCGAGTGGCGCTCCGACCGGAAGCGGATCCGCGTCTATGCGTTGGCGACGTGGATCATCATCGCCGTGTTCGCGCTGCGCCTCGGTGTCCAGCTGCCGCTCTATCTGGCCGACAATGTCGCAGCCCTGGGCACCATGCGCCTGGCCATGGGCGTGCCGTTGTATGCGCTCGGACTCTGGCTGGCCTGGATGGTCTCCCGGCCGCTGGCCGTGCCGGACGTCCCGGCGGAATCCCGGGGCTAA
- a CDS encoding OB-fold nucleic acid binding domain-containing protein — protein MAPKRAATPSGPDTPVPVSAMPARGRVYSGGYVQSITVVPATEPPRFTAMVEDPGAAYRDPLSRKPVARVRLVWVGQRRVPGVEAGTRLAFEGMVSTVDSYPTIYNPRYEIIGRPEDES, from the coding sequence ATGGCCCCGAAGCGAGCTGCCACGCCATCGGGCCCGGACACCCCGGTGCCTGTCAGCGCCATGCCCGCACGGGGCAGGGTGTACAGCGGCGGATACGTGCAGTCGATCACCGTGGTTCCGGCAACTGAGCCGCCGCGGTTCACGGCCATGGTGGAAGACCCCGGTGCCGCCTACCGCGATCCGCTCTCCCGCAAGCCCGTGGCCAGGGTCCGCCTGGTCTGGGTAGGCCAGAGGCGGGTCCCGGGTGTCGAGGCCGGCACCCGGCTGGCATTCGAAGGCATGGTCAGCACGGTGGACAGCTATCCCACGATCTACAACCCCCGTTACGAAATCATCGGGCGTCCGGAGGACGAATCATGA
- a CDS encoding potassium channel family protein: MAHYVIMGCGRVGVSLAHTLDNAGHTVAVIDQDERAFRRLRHTFTGRKVTGVGFDRGTLKEAGIEDAYAFAAVSSGDNSNILATRVARETFHVPHVVARIYDPGRAEIYQRLGIPTVAAVRWSADQVLRRILPEQSINGDFRESSGRLILGELSLHEGWLGTTLSGIEQAARVRIAYLTRFGEGVLPRPDTSYQQGDVLHAMMNVDRTSEISRILAVPPVKETQ, encoded by the coding sequence TTGGCGCATTACGTCATCATGGGGTGCGGGCGCGTAGGCGTGTCCCTTGCCCACACACTGGACAATGCCGGCCATACGGTGGCCGTGATCGACCAGGATGAAAGGGCGTTCCGGCGCCTGCGGCATACCTTTACCGGACGGAAAGTGACCGGCGTCGGCTTCGACCGCGGCACGCTCAAGGAGGCCGGCATCGAGGACGCCTATGCCTTCGCGGCCGTCTCCTCGGGTGATAATTCCAACATCCTGGCAACCCGGGTGGCGCGTGAGACTTTTCACGTTCCACATGTGGTGGCACGGATCTACGATCCGGGCCGCGCCGAGATCTACCAGCGCCTGGGCATTCCCACGGTGGCAGCTGTCCGCTGGAGCGCCGACCAGGTTCTGCGCCGGATCCTGCCGGAGCAGAGCATCAACGGCGATTTCCGTGAATCCTCCGGCCGGCTCATCCTGGGCGAACTGTCCCTGCATGAAGGCTGGCTCGGGACGACGCTGAGCGGGATCGAGCAGGCCGCGCGGGTGCGGATTGCCTACCTCACGCGGTTCGGCGAAGGAGTGCTCCCCCGCCCCGACACCAGCTACCAGCAGGGCGACGTCCTGCACGCCATGATGAACGTGGACCGCACCAGTGAAATCAGCCGCATCCTCGCGGTGCCGCCGGTCAAGGAGACGCAGTGA
- a CDS encoding DUF3710 domain-containing protein — translation MAFGRLRKNKQEQDTNDDARSDEEDAGAIAEAPASGPYDVADKPSEEGYVDLGALRIAAAEGLQLRLEVEEKTQRVVAVTLDLNGSSLQLQAFAAPRSDTLWDDIRGQIGKSVGSQGGTVDELEGVFGTELLAKVPAQAQDGSKGFRVARFVGVDGPRWFLRGVFGGPAAMDPAAAGPLEEVFRNVVVVRGEQPLPPRDLLQLRLPRDSSPLPRPGGATSDRPAPPERGPEISTIG, via the coding sequence ATGGCATTTGGGCGACTGAGGAAAAACAAGCAGGAACAAGACACGAACGACGACGCGCGGAGCGACGAAGAGGATGCCGGCGCCATCGCCGAGGCACCGGCGTCGGGCCCGTACGACGTCGCCGACAAGCCCTCCGAGGAAGGCTATGTAGACCTTGGGGCACTGCGCATTGCCGCCGCCGAGGGGCTGCAGCTGCGCCTGGAGGTCGAGGAGAAGACCCAGCGCGTAGTGGCTGTCACCCTGGACCTGAACGGTTCCAGCCTGCAGCTGCAGGCGTTCGCCGCGCCCCGGTCCGACACCCTCTGGGACGATATCCGCGGGCAGATCGGCAAATCCGTGGGTTCCCAGGGCGGCACCGTCGATGAACTTGAAGGTGTCTTCGGCACCGAGCTTCTGGCCAAGGTTCCGGCCCAGGCGCAGGACGGTTCCAAGGGCTTCCGTGTTGCGCGCTTTGTCGGCGTGGACGGTCCGCGCTGGTTCCTGCGCGGTGTCTTCGGCGGTCCGGCCGCCATGGATCCCGCCGCCGCGGGCCCGCTGGAAGAGGTCTTCCGCAACGTCGTCGTCGTCCGCGGTGAACAGCCGCTGCCGCCGCGGGACCTGCTGCAGCTGCGCCTGCCCCGCGACTCCTCGCCGCTGCCGCGCCCCGGCGGCGCCACCTCGGACCGGCCTGCTCCTCCCGAGCGCGGCCCCGAGATTTCGACCATCGGCTAG